The stretch of DNA CGGACGCCGTCGTCGACTTCGCCCGCCGGGCGCTCCGCGAGAAACTCGGCGTCGACGAGGCGGTCGCCCTTCTGGATCGGCTGGGCTACCGACACGACGGCGGCCGGGGACGGGTCGGCGCCCTCGCGGCCATCGGCGCGGGTCGCGCTTTCGACGACTGGACGTACGAACGGATCGCCTACCGGGAGTTGGAGCGGTGCGGGACGCCCCGCGAGGTGGACGCCGAGAGCGTCTTCACCGCGGCCGCGGCGGCCTACCCCGACGCCTGGGATACGGTGGATCGGGTCGAGGAGGAACTCGTCTGCGTGCCGGCGGCGCCGGGACCGATCCTCTACGGGATCCGCGGCGACGACCCCGAGACGGTCCACGAGGTGGCGCGAAGCGTCGAGAGCGAACCCGTCGCGCGGGCGGTCACGTACCGCACCAACCAGGGAACCGACGCCCATCTCCGCCCGGGGAGCGTGGCGTCGGTCGAGGACGGCCGCGCGTACCGGGTCGACGGCGTCGTCGACGACGCGCCGGCGACACGGGCGGGTGGGCACGTCCACCTGTCGGTTCGCGACGGCGACGCGACGCTCCCCTGTGTGGCGTTCGAACCGACGAAACGGTTTCGGGACCGGGTGCGCCGCCTCCATCCCGGCGACCGCGTGACGGTCTGTGGCGAGGTTGGCGACGGGACGCTCAAACTGGAGAAGTTCGCCCTCCGCGAGCGGGTCACGACCGAACGGGTCGTTCCGACCTGCCCCGGCTGCGGCCGGTCGATGGAGAGCGCCGGCCGGGAGCAGGGCTACCGGTGTCGTGACTGCGGGACGACGGCTCCCGACCGGGCGGAGCGACCGCTCGACCGGGCGCTCGACCCGGGGTGGTACGAGGTGCCGCCGTGTGCCCGCCGCCACGTCGCCAAGCCGCTCGTCCGCGGCGGCTTCGACGCGCCGACGCACCCCGAACGCTGAGGGTAGGGGGTGGTTGACCCCGTTCAACGGGTCGTTAAGCCGCGGTAATCGGTGAATAGCCAAGCCGGGTGCGCGCCTCGCGTCGACTGTGATGTGTGATCGATTTGCACGGATTGGGAGGGCAGTGCCGTGAGTTCGGTCGACGAAGGGGAGCCACCCGTCACGACGGACACTCCCGCGCTCGACCGCTGGCCGACGTACACCCTCGACCACGCCATCGAAACCGTCGGTAGCGACGGGGAGCAGTGTACGATCTATCCGTCACGGTCGACGACGACGAGCGGCGACGCCTTCGTCGCCATCGACGAGATCAGGTGAGTTCCCGGCCGGCGGCGGGCGGACTCAGTACGTGTCGACGGTCTTGCCGACCGAGCAGACGTACTCGCCGGTCGCGACCTGCGGGAGGCGTCGGCTGCGCCAGAAGATGCCGTCGTTGTCGGCGGTGATTCGGGCTTTCAACTCGCCGAACACGTCGGTCACTTCGAACAGCGCCTCGTCGGCGCTCACGCGGTCGCCGAGGTCGTGGTGAAAGCGGACGAGGCCGCCGACCGGCGAGCCGTACTGGTCGAACGCCTTCGCGCGCGTCTGGGCCTCGATCCCCGGATCGCCGGAGAGGAAGTCGTAGCCACGGAGGACGTTGAACACCCCTTCGACGCCTTTGGCGATGCTCCCCTCGTCCCAGCCGACGGCGCCGCCGAGTTCGGGATCGACCGCCGGTACGCCGTCGGAAGGGGCGACGCGAGCGAGTTGGCCGTCCGGACCTTTCTGGTCGAGGACGTAGCCACAGCCGAACGTCTTCGCGAGGTCGAGACACTGGGTGTGGAGGCGGTGTCGGCGGCCACACCGCACCCGCACCTCGTCGATCATCCGGCTGGTCGACCCTTGATGCAGGTCGAGGACGAGGTCCGCGTTCCGTGCCACGTCGTAGGTGGCGGCGGCGATGCGCTCGCTCGACGTGCCGTTCTCGTCGCCGGGGTAGGCCCGGTTCATCTTCGTGTCGTCGATGGGGTTGCGGTGTTCGGCCACCTGGAACGCGTGGTAGTTGACGACGCCGACGACGATCACCGTGCCCGCGAGTTCGTCGGGGTCGATCCGGGGGACGACGCGTCGGACGACGCCGACGCCGTTGAGTTCGTCGCCGTCGCTGGCCGCTTGGATGTAGAGCGTCTTGCCGTCGCGGGCCCCCTCCACGACGGCGACGGGGAGGCCGAACGTGCTGCCGTCGCGGGTCTCGCCGACCTCGAGACGGCCCGTATCGACCGTCCCAGGCGACGCGTCCGCGGTTCCCACCGAAGTCATTGTTCGACACAGGAACTCGTCCCCTTTGAGCGGTTCGGTCGCGGACGGCGTGGACTCGCCCGACGCCGGGCGGCCGGTCGGCGGCACAACGACGCGCCTTTGATCGTCGCCGCCCAACGGCCGAGCGTGAGCGACGACCAACCAGCGCGCCCCCCGTCCGCGGGCCTCGTCGACGCCTTGGAGGTGCGCCGTAACGCACTCGTCGGCGTCGTCGCCGGCATCGCCCTCGCCATCGTCATCTACCTCGTCCGCGTCTTCGAGTTGGCCGGCCCGGTGGCCGGGTCCCGGCGCTATCCCGTGGTCGGCCCCGAGGGGTGGTTTCTGATCCTCGGGTTCGTCCTCGCGTCGGCGACGGCGCTACTCGTGGCCGCGGCGCTGACGCTCGTGACGGCGTATCGGGCCACGCGGGAGCTGTAGTTACGCGTCGACGGGGTCGTCGGCACCCGCGAGGTCGGCGAGGCGGCCCGCACCCGCGCGCGTCCCCTTCGCGATGAGCACGTCGCCGTCGTGGACCGCCGTCGCCGGGCCGGGCGAGATGACCCAGTCGCCGTCGCCACGGCGGACGGCGATCACGCGCATCCCCGTCGCCGTCTTGACTTCGAGGTCGCCGAGCGACGCGTCGGCCAGTCGGCTTCCGCCGGCGACGGGGAGGCGGACGATCACTTCGTCGGACTCCTCGACCGCGGCGGCGACGACGGGGTGGGTGTCAAGCCCCCGGAGGACGCCCTCGCTGATCTCGAGGGCGGCGTCGCTGATCACCTCCGTCGCGCTCGCGAGGTGGACCAACCCCCGGAGGGTGATGGGGTCCTCGACCCGCGGCGCGGCGCGCAACACCCACGCCTCGAACCGCGATTTCAGGGCGTCGACCTCCGCTTCGAGTTCGACCACCTCCTCGGCGACGCCCTCGCTGTCGAAGAGGACGGCGCCGTAGGCCAGATCCACCGCGAGTTCGCTCATGTTTTTCATGAGGACGATGGAGTCGACGGCGCGGTCCAGGTCGTCGATGGAGGAGTCGACCGGTTCGGGTGGGTCGTACGCGTCACCGGTGAGGGCCTCGTACACCGTCGACAGCGCCGTCTCCGTCCCCCGGAGGAGGGCCACGTCGTCGGCCTCGAACGTCGTCGTCCGGTCGGGGTTGACGATCCACTCGCCCGCCCGCCGAATAGCGATGACGCGGACGCCCGTCTCCGTTTCGAGGTTGCAGTCGCCGAGCGACGCGTCGCGGTAGTCGGAGTCGGGGGCGACCTGTGCCCGAACCACCGTCTCGACGGCCTCCGGAATCGCCGTCCGCATCGCCTCGGGGACGCCGATGTCCTCCAGCACCACTTTGGCGATGTCGCCGGCGGCGTCGCTGATCTTCTCCGCGGCGCCGACGACGCCGAGAACGGGTGCCAGCGCCTCCGCGTCCTCCGGGCTCCGAGCGGCCATCAGGAGGCTCATCCGCGCTTGCATCTGCAACACGTCCATCCGCTCTTCGAGTTCCAGCACCTCCGCCGCCACCTCGTCGCTCCCGTGGAGCACCGCCGAGTACGAGAGGTCGATGAGGAGCTCGGCCGTGTCCTTCATCTCCGCGAGGACGGCCTTCACGCTGATCGGCTCGTACTCCACGTCCCCAGGGTCCATACCCCCCTCTCCGTCGGCCGAGCGGATAAAAAGTCCGCCGGGGAAACGCAAGAACGAAGCGAGTAGCGGGGGACGGCCACAGCCATGGAGCGGTGGGACCTCCTCGGCGTGACGACCGGCGCGTTCTTCGTGACGATGGTCGCCCGCTTGGCGCCGAGCCCCCTAGTGCCCGACGTCATCGACGCGTTCGGCGTCACCACTGGGACGGTCGGCCTCGCGCTCTCGGGGATGTGGGCCGCGTACGCCCTCTTCCAGTTCCCGGGCGGCGTCGTCGCCGACCGGATCGGTCAGCGACGGGTCGTCCTCTTCGCGATGGCCGGCGTCGCGGCGACGAGCCTCCTGCTCGCGAGCGCACCGGGGATCCTGATCTTCGCCGTCGGCGCCGCCGCCCTCGGCGCGAGCGCCGGTCTCTACTTCACCGCCGGCACCTCCTTTCTCGCCGATCGGTTCGAGAACACCGGCCGCGCGCTCGGCGTCCACGAAATCGGCGCGTCGGGCGCCGGCCTGCTCGCCCCCGTCGCCAGCGCCGCCGTCGCCACCGAGTTCGGCTGGCGGGCCGGCCTGCTCGTGCCCGCCGTCGTCGCCCCAATCGCGCTCGTCCTGTTCGGGTGGCGGGTCCCGGAGACGCCGCCCGCAAGGCCCGACGGGACGGGACTCGGCGTCGACCCGTCCGAACTGCTACGGATACTCGCCCGTCCCAGCATCGGCTTCACCACCCTGCTGGCCATGATCGCCTTCTTCACCTGGCAGTCCTTCGCCTCGTTTTTTCCCACGTTCCTCGTCGAACACGTCGGCCTCGGGACCGGCCGGGCGAGCTTCCTCTTCGGCGTGGTCTTCGCTATCACGCTCGTCGCGGCGCCCTCGCTGGGGTGGGTCTCCGACGCGCTCGGCCGGGACCACACCCTCGGCGCCGCCTTCCTCGCCGGCGGCGCCGGCTACGCCTGTTTCCTGTTCGGGGGCGGCGGCGTCGCCGTCGTCGTCGCGGGAACGGGACTTCTGGGGCTTGGCCTCTCGTGGCCAGGGGTGCTCAACTCCCGATTCATGGACTACCTCGCCGCCGACGAACGCGGCACCGGGTTCGGGCTGGTGCGGACGGTCGTGTTGCTCGTGAGTTCGCTCGGGAGCGGCGTGACGGGGGCGCTGGCCGGCCGACTTGGGTGGGTCGCCGCGTACGGTCTCGTCGCGGGGCTGCTCGCCGTCTTGGTCGTGGCGCTGTCGGTCAATCGGGCGCTGGGGATCGACGCCTGACCGTGTGGTGGGGACGCCCCACCCAACGACCTATCGGGATCGAGACTGAGTGGCAACCATGGACACGGCGTACACGCTCCGGCGGGACGAGTCGGTTTCCGCGGGCATCGATCGAATACTCGAGGGAAAGATCGACGCGGCGATCGGACACGTCGACGGCGGGATGGACCGCCACGAGACGGTCCACGAGGTGCGAAAGCGGTGCAAGGAGATACGGGCGGCGCTCCGGCTGGTTCGGGGCGTCCTCCCGACGTACAGCGCCGAAAACGCCCACTACCGCGACGCGGCGCGGCGGCTCTCCGACATCCGCGACGCGCAGGCGCTCGTGGAGACGTTCGACGACCACGTGACGCCGGCGGTCGAGTCGGCCGACGCGTTGGAGGCGGATCGGATAGCCGGGGTCCGGGCGACGCTGGTCGACCGACGCGAAGCGCTGGCGGCCGAGACGGACCTCGACGGCCGGCTCGCGGCGGTCAGGCGGGACCTCGTCGAGGGGCGAACGAGGGTCGACGGCCTGCCCATCGCGACGGACGGGTTCGACGCCGTCGACGGCGGCCTCCGGAAATCGTACAAGCGGGCGCGAAACCGGATGGCCGATGCGTACGCGGACCCCGACACCGAGCGGTTCCACGAGTGGCGCAAGCGGGTGAAATACCACCGATACCACACGCGACTGCTCCGGCACGTCCGTGTCGAGCCGATGAGGGCCCGACGCGGGGAGCTCAAGACCCTCTCGGACCTGATCGGCGACGAACACGACCTCGCCGTCTTCCTAGAGACGATGACCGAGGAGGAGCGCTTCGACGCGGACACGCGGGAGACGCTCCACGAGGTGAGTACGAGGCGGCGAGCGGAGCTCCGGCGGGCGGGGCGACCGGTCGGGGAACGGCTGTTCGTGGAGGACCCCGACCGGCTGGTCGACCGGATGCGCGGCTACTGGCACGCGACCCGGGAGTACGAACCCGCGGTCGACGACTGAGCGGGCGGGTCGCTCCCGTCCGGAACCGTCATGCGGCTGTCGGCCGCCGAGACGACGTTACACCCGTTCGCCCCGGCTCGTGCGCGAAGGTTTAATTTCCGGGCGCCCGTACGCGTGGACGTTCCGTGGCTATCGACCCTCGAAACTACGACCTCGACGAACTCCGCGCGGCCAGCGTCGGCCAACCGTCGCTCGGCGGGCGCGACGACTGGCCCGAAGCGTGGGTCGACGCGGCGGCCGACGGCGACGAGTCGGCGGCGACTGACGACGACGGCGACCCCGGTCGGCCGGCCGCCGCCGTCGCTTTCGAGACGGCCGTCACGCGCGACCTCGCAGCGCTCGACGGGGAGGCAGTGGGGCGACCGTATCTCCCCGCCCTGCCCGCGTCGCTCCCCGCCGAGGCGCTGCTCTTCGAGTGGCTGGAGTTTCTCGTCCTGCAAGGGGGTCACGAATCGGCCGCCGACGCCCTCGACTTCTACGAACGAGTAGGGTGGCTCGGGAGCGACGCCGCCGAGATGCTCGATCGGTATCTCGCGGGCCTCGACGACCCGCGGGGCGACGCGGCGAGCGGCCTCGGGGCCGACGACCACCGGGTGAGCCTCCACTACATCGCGCGGCTGGCGTCCTGTTCGCAGCACTGAGAATCGCGGGCGTGATTATTTATCATCCCCCCGAGTAGCCGCGGCCGTATGAGCGAAGCCGACGCGGAGACGGAAGCCGACCCGGAGCACGAGGAGGCCGAGGCGGGCGGAGACGGCGACGAGCCGATCCCTATCGGCGTCAAACTCGGGAGCACGCGGACGGTGATCACGATTCCCGAGGACGACGGCTTTCGGACGATCAAGACCCTGACCTGCCTCGCCACCTACGAGGACGTGATCACGGGCGAGGAGAAGGTACTCTACGGCGAGGAGGCGGCGACGGAGTATCCCGACCGGGTGCAGTACACGCTCCGCTCCGGCCTGCCCGAAGACGAGTCGCGGGCGGAACTCACGTCGACGTTCTTCGAGGAGGTCATCCGAGCCAACGACGTCCCCGAGGACAGCGCCGTCGTCTACGCCATCCCGACCATCGACAACGAACGCGGGTTGGAGAACCTCCAGTCGGTCATCGAGGGGAGTTCCATCGGCGAGGCGCTGATCCGAAGCTACCCGGAGTCGCTCTGTGGCTCGGTGCCCGCGCTGGGCGACGGCTTAGAAGCCGTCGACGACATCTTCGTCACGGTCAACCTCGGCTCGACGAACCTCGAAGCCTCCGCGTACCGGCGGGGCGAACAGCTCATCCCGTTCACCACCGGCGCCGTCACCGGCAACGAGGTGGACCGGATGATCGCCAACTACGTCGAGGAGGAGACGCAGGGACGGGTGAACATCGACAACACCACGGCCCGCGAGTACAAGGAGAACCACGCCGATTTCGTGGATTTCGAGCCGTTCACCGACGTGATCCAGCAGCCCGGCGGCGGCTCCCACGAGTTCACCATCGAACGCAGCGTCATGGACGCCGTCGACGAGTACGTCGACGACGCCGTCGAGGAGATCGCCAACGCCTTCCTGCCCGAACTCGCCAACGACTACATCAAAGTGTACCAGCTCGCGCTGGACCGCCCCATCGTCCTCACGGGCGGGATGGCCTGCATCCCCGGCATCGTCGAGGAGTTCGAGAAGCGACTGAGCGAGGAACTCCAGCGCGAGGTCGAGGCGGTGGCGCCCGACGAGCCGGCGAAGTCCGCGGCGGTCGGCGCCCAGCGCATCGCCGAGCGACTCGTCGCCGCCGACGCGTACTAAGGACACGGTCGTTTCGGTTCGACCGGGCGGCCGTGCCTGGCCACGCCCGCACGCCGGCGGGCCGTCCGCCGCGGCGTCGCGCTCGTACCCGTCCAACTCGGCACCCTCCCCGCACAGGTCCACGGGCGCGACCGGACCGACGACGCTTTGCCCCGCCCGCGTCAGCGATGGGGTATGAAACAGGCGATCGTCGCCCGAACCGACCTCGGCATGGGGCAGGGAAAGCTCGCCGCGCAGGTCGCCCACGCCTCGCTCTCGGCGTACGAGGACGCCGACGAGCGTACCCGCCGGGCGTGGAAAGGCGAGGGACAGAAGAAAGTCGTCCTGAAAGGGAGCGGCGAGGCCGAACTGTTCGAGCTAGCCGACGCCGCCGAACGGGGCGGCCTGCCGAACGCAATCGTCCGCGACGCCGGCCACACCCAGTTGGACCCGGGAACGGTGACGGCCCTCGCCGTCGGCCCCGGCGACGACGAGGCGATCGACCGCGTGACGGGCGACCTGTCGCTGTACTGAACGCCGGCCGGTCGCAGGGTCCTCACCCCTCTAGCGGCGACTCTCCCACCCCGTCCGCGGCGGTGGACTCCGCCGTTCCGCTGCCGCCCGTGCCGGCTCCGGAATGCGCACAGCCGGCCGGCGCCAAGCCGGGGGCCTCGACCACGCGAATTAAGCCCGGGGACGACGAGTCGCGGATATGTCGCTCGTCGCCGCCGCCGTCGCCGGAAGCGCCCTCGGCGCGCGCCATGCGCTCGAGACGGACCACCTCGCAGCTATCGTGACGCTCGTCGACGGCGAGGGGACGGCCCGCCCAAGCGTCGTCGGCGTCTCGTGGGGCGTCGGCCACACCATCCCGATCGCCGCGCTCGGGCTGACTTTCCTCCTCCTCGGCGTCAGGCTCCCGTCCTCGGCGACCACGCTGGTCGAGGCCGCCGTCGGTATCGTCCTCGTCTACCTCGGGGGGCGGCTGCTGGCGGGGGTCCTCGGCTACCGCGAACACGACCACGGCACGCCTCCGCTCCACGGACACCTGCGGGTCGGCGCCCTGTCGCTTGGCGGTGGGCACGTCCACCTGCACGGCGACTCGTTTCTGGTCGGCGCCCTCCACGGCGTCGCGGGGAGCGGCGCGCTGGTGGTCGCGCTGGTCGCCGCCGCGCCGGACCTCCCGACCGGCGTCGCCTTCCTCGGCGCTTTCGGCGTCGGGTCGGTAGCGACCATGGCGGCGGTGTCGGCAGTGTGGGGGCGGACCCTCGGGGCCGGCGCCCGGCGCACCCTCAGTGGACTCGCCGGCGTCGTCGGCGTCGGCGTCGGCTGCCTGTTGCTGGCCGGGGTGGCCGGCCTCGTCTGACCGCCGACCGTCGAACCGACAGCGTATCCCGTCGGGGACGCGAATCGAAGGCACCGATCCGATGCGCGAGGCACACCCACTGGAACGGCAGGTCGGCATCGACTACTACGTGAGCGACGGCCCCGGCGTCGGTGGACACCTCCGCGACGCTCCGGCGGACTTCCGGGTGCGTGAGATCGAAGCGATGGAGCCGGAGCCGCTCGACTCCGACCCCGGCGCCTACCCCCACCTCCTCGTTCGCTCGACGCTTACCGACTGGGACACCAACGACTTCGCGAGCGCGCTCTCGTCGGGCCTCGGGATCAGCCGCGAACGCGTGTCGTGGGCGGGGACGAAGGACAAACGCGCGGTCACGACGCAGCTGTTCTCGATTCGGGGCGTCGAACCCGCCGGCCTGCCCGACCTCTCGGGGGCCGACATCGAGGCGCTGGGGCGAATCGGTCGTAATCTGGAGTTCGGCGACCTCGCGGGCAACGCCTTCGAGATTCGGATTTCCGACCCGGAGCGGCCCGCAGCGGTGGACGCCGTGACCGACGCCCTCCGCGGATTCGGTGGTGGACGCGTCGCCGTCCCCAACGTCTTCGGCCACCAGCGCTTCGGGAGTCGCCGGCCCGTCACCCACGAGGTCGGCC from Haloplanus salinus encodes:
- a CDS encoding CHAD domain-containing protein, with the translated sequence MDTAYTLRRDESVSAGIDRILEGKIDAAIGHVDGGMDRHETVHEVRKRCKEIRAALRLVRGVLPTYSAENAHYRDAARRLSDIRDAQALVETFDDHVTPAVESADALEADRIAGVRATLVDRREALAAETDLDGRLAAVRRDLVEGRTRVDGLPIATDGFDAVDGGLRKSYKRARNRMADAYADPDTERFHEWRKRVKYHRYHTRLLRHVRVEPMRARRGELKTLSDLIGDEHDLAVFLETMTEEERFDADTRETLHEVSTRRRAELRRAGRPVGERLFVEDPDRLVDRMRGYWHATREYEPAVDD
- the pth2 gene encoding peptidyl-tRNA hydrolase Pth2 gives rise to the protein MKQAIVARTDLGMGQGKLAAQVAHASLSAYEDADERTRRAWKGEGQKKVVLKGSGEAELFELADAAERGGLPNAIVRDAGHTQLDPGTVTALAVGPGDDEAIDRVTGDLSLY
- a CDS encoding rod shape-determining protein translates to MSEADAETEADPEHEEAEAGGDGDEPIPIGVKLGSTRTVITIPEDDGFRTIKTLTCLATYEDVITGEEKVLYGEEAATEYPDRVQYTLRSGLPEDESRAELTSTFFEEVIRANDVPEDSAVVYAIPTIDNERGLENLQSVIEGSSIGEALIRSYPESLCGSVPALGDGLEAVDDIFVTVNLGSTNLEASAYRRGEQLIPFTTGAVTGNEVDRMIANYVEEETQGRVNIDNTTAREYKENHADFVDFEPFTDVIQQPGGGSHEFTIERSVMDAVDEYVDDAVEEIANAFLPELANDYIKVYQLALDRPIVLTGGMACIPGIVEEFEKRLSEELQREVEAVAPDEPAKSAAVGAQRIAERLVAADAY
- a CDS encoding MFS transporter translates to MERWDLLGVTTGAFFVTMVARLAPSPLVPDVIDAFGVTTGTVGLALSGMWAAYALFQFPGGVVADRIGQRRVVLFAMAGVAATSLLLASAPGILIFAVGAAALGASAGLYFTAGTSFLADRFENTGRALGVHEIGASGAGLLAPVASAAVATEFGWRAGLLVPAVVAPIALVLFGWRVPETPPARPDGTGLGVDPSELLRILARPSIGFTTLLAMIAFFTWQSFASFFPTFLVEHVGLGTGRASFLFGVVFAITLVAAPSLGWVSDALGRDHTLGAAFLAGGAGYACFLFGGGGVAVVVAGTGLLGLGLSWPGVLNSRFMDYLAADERGTGFGLVRTVVLLVSSLGSGVTGALAGRLGWVAAYGLVAGLLAVLVVALSVNRALGIDA
- a CDS encoding high-affinity nickel-transporter protein, which gives rise to MSLVAAAVAGSALGARHALETDHLAAIVTLVDGEGTARPSVVGVSWGVGHTIPIAALGLTFLLLGVRLPSSATTLVEAAVGIVLVYLGGRLLAGVLGYREHDHGTPPLHGHLRVGALSLGGGHVHLHGDSFLVGALHGVAGSGALVVALVAAAPDLPTGVAFLGAFGVGSVATMAAVSAVWGRTLGAGARRTLSGLAGVVGVGVGCLLLAGVAGLV
- a CDS encoding tRNA(Ile)(2)-agmatinylcytidine synthase, with the translated sequence MTLVGLDDTDSRERGMCTTYVAARVADAIASAGGSVERRRLVRLNPAVEFKTRGNAALCIETDLDPSRAFALAVAAVDRLAETGDPRTDPGVVVADATVPDAVVDFARRALREKLGVDEAVALLDRLGYRHDGGRGRVGALAAIGAGRAFDDWTYERIAYRELERCGTPREVDAESVFTAAAAAYPDAWDTVDRVEEELVCVPAAPGPILYGIRGDDPETVHEVARSVESEPVARAVTYRTNQGTDAHLRPGSVASVEDGRAYRVDGVVDDAPATRAGGHVHLSVRDGDATLPCVAFEPTKRFRDRVRRLHPGDRVTVCGEVGDGTLKLEKFALRERVTTERVVPTCPGCGRSMESAGREQGYRCRDCGTTAPDRAERPLDRALDPGWYEVPPCARRHVAKPLVRGGFDAPTHPER
- a CDS encoding FlaD/FlaE family flagellar protein, which produces MAIDPRNYDLDELRAASVGQPSLGGRDDWPEAWVDAAADGDESAATDDDGDPGRPAAAVAFETAVTRDLAALDGEAVGRPYLPALPASLPAEALLFEWLEFLVLQGGHESAADALDFYERVGWLGSDAAEMLDRYLAGLDDPRGDAASGLGADDHRVSLHYIARLASCSQH
- a CDS encoding potassium channel family protein; the encoded protein is MDPGDVEYEPISVKAVLAEMKDTAELLIDLSYSAVLHGSDEVAAEVLELEERMDVLQMQARMSLLMAARSPEDAEALAPVLGVVGAAEKISDAAGDIAKVVLEDIGVPEAMRTAIPEAVETVVRAQVAPDSDYRDASLGDCNLETETGVRVIAIRRAGEWIVNPDRTTTFEADDVALLRGTETALSTVYEALTGDAYDPPEPVDSSIDDLDRAVDSIVLMKNMSELAVDLAYGAVLFDSEGVAEEVVELEAEVDALKSRFEAWVLRAAPRVEDPITLRGLVHLASATEVISDAALEISEGVLRGLDTHPVVAAAVEESDEVIVRLPVAGGSRLADASLGDLEVKTATGMRVIAVRRGDGDWVISPGPATAVHDGDVLIAKGTRAGAGRLADLAGADDPVDA
- a CDS encoding DUF7536 family protein — protein: MSDDQPARPPSAGLVDALEVRRNALVGVVAGIALAIVIYLVRVFELAGPVAGSRRYPVVGPEGWFLILGFVLASATALLVAAALTLVTAYRATREL
- a CDS encoding succinylglutamate desuccinylase/aspartoacylase family protein, producing the protein MTSVGTADASPGTVDTGRLEVGETRDGSTFGLPVAVVEGARDGKTLYIQAASDGDELNGVGVVRRVVPRIDPDELAGTVIVVGVVNYHAFQVAEHRNPIDDTKMNRAYPGDENGTSSERIAAATYDVARNADLVLDLHQGSTSRMIDEVRVRCGRRHRLHTQCLDLAKTFGCGYVLDQKGPDGQLARVAPSDGVPAVDPELGGAVGWDEGSIAKGVEGVFNVLRGYDFLSGDPGIEAQTRAKAFDQYGSPVGGLVRFHHDLGDRVSADEALFEVTDVFGELKARITADNDGIFWRSRRLPQVATGEYVCSVGKTVDTY